In one Brassica oleracea var. oleracea cultivar TO1000 chromosome C9, BOL, whole genome shotgun sequence genomic region, the following are encoded:
- the LOC106313954 gene encoding 1,2-dihydroxy-3-keto-5-methylthiopentene dioxygenase 4 encodes MALEAWLMDDSNEDQRLPHHPNPKELLTIDYLAELGVLYWKLNPDNYEHDSELGKIRDERGYDYMDMLDLCPEKVSNYEEKLKNFFTEHIHKDEEIRYCLAGSGYFDVRDKDDRWIRIWMKPGDLIVLPAGIYHRFTVDTGNYIKLMRLFVGEPVWTPYNRPQEEHPVRKEYIKSLTHKFGESIQAH; translated from the exons ATGGCTCTCGAG GCATGGTTAATGGATGATAGCAATGAAGATCAGAGACTTCCTCATCATCCTAACCCCAAAGAGCTCCTCACTATCGACTACTTGGCAG AACTGGGGGTATTGTACTGGAAGTTGAACCCTGATAACTACGAGCATGATTCCGAGCTAGGCAAGATTAGAGATGAAAGGGGTTACGATTACATG GATATGCTGGATCTGTGTCCCGAGAAAGTCAGCAACTACGAGGAGAAGCTGAAGAACTTTTTCACAGAACACATTCACAAGGACGAAGAGATTCGTTACTGCCTAGCGGGAAGTGGTTACTTTGATGTTAGGGACAAGGATGACCGTTGGATCCGAATCTGGATGAAACCGGGCGATCTCATTGTCCTTCCTGCCGGGATCTACCACCGGTTCACAGTCGACACCGGCAACTACATCAAG CTAATGAGGCTGTTTGTGGGAGAACCGGTTTGGACACCATATAACCGGCCGCAGGAAGAACACCCGGTTAGGAAGGAGTATATAAAGAGCTTAACCCACAAGTTTGGAGAAAGCATTCAAGCTCATTAA